A genomic region of Deltaproteobacteria bacterium contains the following coding sequences:
- a CDS encoding CAP domain-containing protein: MFLNWNRAEKRPAPGWSGSIQREDGNMKPCGGWLAWIPAVGLCAGAMQVRPVVAADAVVMHSAIALTPEQVEALTVPPERADRVEPVKKGVSGLSVNAGSRYEALAFYHAVYGASEGFLDRMGWNGDTANCLAGSVAPAYHDDVLRRINYFRAMAGLNADIAFNPTKNAKCQKAALVMSRNNSLSHTPPSNWFCWSQDAYDAASSANLSWGSYDYTGPLAIDGQVQDSGANNLPVGHRRWLLYSRAREMGNGGVRQQGGYGGSAAIWVIGDFNPAPSPPRTVA, from the coding sequence CGGCAATATGAAGCCGTGCGGCGGATGGCTTGCCTGGATTCCGGCCGTGGGCTTGTGCGCCGGGGCTATGCAAGTCCGGCCGGTGGTTGCCGCGGATGCGGTTGTAATGCACTCCGCGATTGCCCTCACGCCGGAACAAGTCGAGGCCTTGACGGTGCCCCCGGAGCGGGCCGACCGGGTTGAACCCGTGAAGAAAGGGGTGAGCGGGTTGTCGGTCAACGCCGGGTCGCGCTACGAGGCGCTGGCCTTTTATCATGCCGTTTATGGGGCGTCCGAAGGGTTCCTGGACCGCATGGGTTGGAACGGCGACACGGCGAACTGCCTAGCGGGGAGCGTCGCGCCGGCTTACCACGACGACGTCTTGCGGCGCATCAACTATTTCCGGGCGATGGCGGGGTTGAACGCGGATATCGCGTTCAATCCGACAAAGAACGCTAAGTGCCAAAAGGCGGCGTTGGTCATGTCCCGCAACAACAGCCTGTCCCACACGCCTCCGAGCAATTGGTTTTGCTGGAGCCAAGACGCCTACGATGCGGCCAGTTCGGCCAATCTGTCGTGGGGGTCGTACGACTACACCGGCCCGCTGGCCATCGATGGCCAAGTCCAGGATTCCGGCGCGAACAATTTGCCGGTGGGCCATCGCCGTTGGCTGCTGTATTCCCGTGCGCGGGAGATGGGCAACGGCGGCGTGCGCCAGCAGGGGGGCTACGGCGGTTCCGCCGCGATCTGGGTGATCGGCGATTTCAATCCAGCGCCGTCGCCGCCGCGAACGGTGGC